From a single Rutidosis leptorrhynchoides isolate AG116_Rl617_1_P2 chromosome 5, CSIRO_AGI_Rlap_v1, whole genome shotgun sequence genomic region:
- the LOC139847300 gene encoding uncharacterized protein → MTSTTTAAKEHVAEIRRTKFSIGGEPNPLTEDLHQAVKNLSAELYAKDVHFLMELIQNAEDNEYPEGVDPSLEFVVTSKDITNTGAPATLLVFNNEKGFSRKNVESICSVGRSTKKGLRKRGYIGEKGIGFKSVFLITAQPHIFSNGYQIRFNEKPCQLCGVGYIVPEWVEEESILSAIRCIYGSNSALPTTTLVLPLKPDKVKSVKDQLSSVHPEVLLFLSKIKRLSVKENNEDPKLNTVSAISISSEKNFVTLKSLVAESYTLHLTADDISIKDDTECDYYMWKQRFPVKNENKVDIRSEVEEWVITLAFPNGTRLKRGATMPGIYSFLPTETVTNFPFIIQADFLLASSRENILWDNKWNKGILACVPVAFMNAFTSLVKSTNNAPVSSLPNMFRFLPVNSSSHPELNHVRDAIKAKVMNEPIVPCESYTVQKLFRTPKEVFRLKPVFWSILNSARNNGVSFQNISSHGAYILTSYFDKPEYCSVLEFLEIKYIDYDWYARCIASSNLVMGISEDVYLDLLIFIAEHWRWTFCHTEINNIPLIKYVGLDGQVALMKIKVCANKLLLVNSDCNISWLIKCNKEFSCSGKQSFLPEVTHDAIRLCPRQNILDKWLREDLKVKSVGVYEYTVELCSSIGSDRKLAVMFAHFVYNSLQKKYLQKHQVEALCGRMPIVDNYGYVNTSRTGVLVPANGSKWVELIGTNPWRRDNYVELGEDYTRCANYFGTVTSGEELISFLKTYVGASDVPNISPPNSSIPTLSSPLTKKNTFLLLQWFHNLRIKRVSLRERFISSIKNGSWLKISLSGCSGYRPPNESFMLEESIGKLLQNGSVLVDIPLIDVNFYGDGIKLYKEELQMFGVRFENKEACEFIGDRLMSIVASSKLTRDNVISILKFIQYLRANYISSKDFIERIKDTKWLRTSRGDVAPSNAVLYSCEWNAASQISDIPFIDQDYYGYELQIFKTELELLGVVASFNQRCYQLVYDNLKSSSLLTSLSSEAVYLILKCISKLISSDKLVQAVKGKKCLKTNMGYKCPSDCYLLNPESEWGGLLHVFKSFPILDESFYGRKIFSMSNELHKIGVIVNFEDASKKFVSTFKQQASSMRKENVFLLLDWCRKVKKMMVELPSKLSSCLREEKWLRTKLGDYRSPCECILFGTDWEPISSISLLPFIDDTDSFYGSRINDYKDELKLLGVIINFKDGAKLVAGGVILPHDCSSMSPVSVFGLLDTVKKLETVESKTRAKFFEKLSQKKWIKTYFGYKRPGDCLLFDSTWDRVIKRNDGPFIDEEFYGSRIASYKDQLSLLKVVTDVNNGCQLLASYLECHSSFDCIKRIYSYLSELNWKPEEEFNKKIWIPRGTENGEWVTPQKCVLHDKHNLFGDEFNVLDKCNYKNNLLSFFANVFNVKVHPSVDDYCELWKKWESSGRQITHTECCAFWEFVVNNWNSKTEDTFISNISKLPVLDPTSDGIFLLPKSDVFIGDDLFLVDLFQKSSHRMFVWYPQPSLKCLTRTKIMDIYGKLGVRMLSECVKKTISDVKHDKFEPVKSEKRIVKKGLFKLILGFLGDPSLKVDVETRHEAVKRLLAVEAFETMEPMTVRYSLTFSSGDVVSVEAVRMVRWDKKNSKLFMQKKMDKSCGYKNVIEYASHYAQVIADGVIWENEEFVPKLSELIRLGFLVKFDEEAVDFLLKSKNLEILMEDQNYLSSTFSS, encoded by the exons ATGACGTCGACGACTACGGCGGCGAAGGAGCATGTGGCGGAGATACGGCGGACGAAGTTTTCGATCGGCGGTGAACCGAATCCGTTAACGGAAGATCTTCATCAAGCCGTTAAAAATCTATCGGCGGAACTTTATGCAAAAGACGTTCACTTCCTCATGGAACTTATTCAG AATGCTGAGGATAACGAGTATCCTGAAGGTGTTGATCCATCGTTGGAGTTTGTTGTTACGTCAAAGGACATAACAAATACTGGAGCTCCGGCGACCTTATTAGTTTTTAATAATGAAAAAGGGTTCTCGCGCAAGAATGTTGAGTCTATTTGTAGTGTGGGACGATCGACCAAGAAAGGTCTACGTAAGCGTGGATATATTGGGGAAAAAG GAATCGGGTTCAAGAGTGTTTTTCTGATAACAGCTCAACCTCACATTTTTAGCAACGGCTATCAGATAAGGTTCAATGAAAAACCTTGCCAGCTATGCGGGGTTGGTTATATCGTTCCCGAATGGGTTGAGGAAGAATCAATTTTATCTGCCATTCGATGCATATATGGTTCAAATTCTGCCTTGCCAACCACAACTCTGGTGTTACCATTAAAACCAGACAAAGTCAAATCAGTAAAAGATCAGCTTTCAAGTGTTCATCCTGAAGTTTTATTATTCCTGTCAAAAATAAAGCGGCTTTCAGTTAAGGAAAACAACGAGGATCCTAAACTCAATACTGTTAGTGCGATATCTATCTCTAGTGAAAAAAACTTTGTTACACTGAAGAGTCTGGTTGCTGAGTCATACACACTACATCTTACTGCTGATGACATCAGCATTAAagatgataccgaatgtgattacTACATGTGGAAACAAAGGTTTCCCGTGAAGAACGAAAACAAAGTTGACATTCGTTCTGAGGTTGAAGAATGGGTCATTACATTAGCTTTCCCAAACGGGACACGACTTAAAAGAGGTGCAACCATGCCCGGTATTTATTCGTTTTTGCCAACCGAGACTGTAACAAATTTCCCGTTTATTATCCAAGCTGATTTTCTCCTAGCCTCGTCAAGGGAGAACATTCTCTGGGACAACAAATGGAACAAGGGGATTCTCGCTTGTGTCCCAGTTGCTTTCATGAATGCATTCACGTCACTCGTTAAGTCGACTAACAATGCTCCTGTTTCTAGTCTTCCGAACATGTTTCGGTTCTTGCCTGTTAATTCTTCATCTCATCCCGAATTGAACCATGTTCGGGATGCAATTAAAGCCAAGGTTATGAATGAACCAATTGTTCCTTGTGAATCATACACAGTCCAGAAGCTGTTTCGCACACCTAAGGAAGTTTTCAGGCTAAAGCCTGTATTTTGGAGCATACTGAATAGTGCAAGAAATAATGGTGTGAGCTTTCAGAATATTTCATCTCACGGAGCTTATATTCTGACTTCTTATTTTGATAAACCAGAGTACTGTTCTGTTTTAGAGTTTCTGGAAATCAAATACATCGATTACGATTGGTATGCTAGATGCATAGCCAGTTCAAATCTTGTGATGGGCATCTCGGAGGATGTATATTTAGATCTTTTGATATTCATAGCAGAACATTGGAGGTGGACTTTTTGCcataccgaaatcaataacatacccTTGATCAAGTATGTTGGACTTGATGGCCAGGTGGCATTGATGAAAATCAAAGTTTGTGCAAACAAGCTACTTCTTGTGAATTCTGATTGCAACATCTCTTGGTTGATTAAATGTAACAAGGAATTTTCCTGCTCAGGTAAACAATCTTTCTTACCCGAAGTCACGCACGATGCTATCAGATTGTGTCCGAGACAGAATATACTTGATAAGTGGCTGAGAGAAGATTTGAAAGTTAAATCTGTCGGTGTTTATGAATACACAGTTGAACTTTGTTCTTCAATCGGTAGTGACCGAAAACTGGCGGTTATGTTTGCCCATTTTGTCTACAACTCTTTACAAAAGAAGTACTTGCAGAAGCATCAGGTTGAAGCTCTCTGTGGTCGTATGCCGATTGTTGATAACTACGGTTATGTAAACACGAGTAGAACTGGAGTTCTGGTACCTGCTAATGGAAGCAAATGGGTCGAGCTGATTGGTACAAATCCTTGGAGACGAGATAATTACGTTGAGCTGGGAGAAGATTACACTCGTTGTGCAAACTATTTTGGTACGGTTACATCAGGGGAAGAACTAATTTCGTTTCTAAAAACTTATGTTGGTGCTTCTGATGTTCCTAATATATCTCCCCCAAATTCTTCTATTCCTACTCTGTCTTCTCCTCTTACAAAGAAGAACACGTTTTTGCTTCTTCAATGGTTTCACAATCTAAGGATTAAAAGAGTTAGTTTACGCGAAAGGTTTATTTCATCTATCAAAAACGGTAGTTGGTTGAAGATTTCGTTAAGCGGTTGTTCTGGTTATAGGCCACCTAACGAGTCGTTCATGCTAGAAGAGTCAATTGGGAAGCTTTTACAAAATGGATCGGTCCTTGTTGACATCCCGTTGATAGATGTAAACTTTTATGGTGATGGTATAAAACTTTACAAAGAAGAGCTGCAAATGTTTGGTGTACGGTTTGAAAACAAAGAGGCGTGTGAATTCATTGGTGACCGTTTGATGTCTATTGTAGCTTCTTCGAAGCTTACTAGAGACAATGTGATTTCAATACTGAAGTTTATTCAGTATTTGAGAGCCAATTATATTTCTAGTAAGGACTTCATTGAACGTATCAAAGATACAAAATGGCTCAGAACATCTCGAGGTGATGTGGCTCCGAGCAATGCTGTTTTGTACAGCTGTGAATGGAATGCTGCTTCACAGATAAGCGATATTCCATTCATTGATCAAGATTACTATGGCTACGAATTGCAAATTTTCAAAACAGAATTAGAGCTGTTGGGTGTGGTTGCGAGTTTCAATCAAAGATGTTACCAACTTGTTTATGATAACTTAAAGTCTTCGTCTTTATTGACTTCTTTGTCATCTGAAGCCGTTTACTTGATATTAAAGTGCATATCAAAGTTAATATCATCAGATAAATTGGTGCAAGCGGTTAAGGGTAAGAAATGCTTGAAGACCAACATGGGCTACAAATGCCCGTCTGATTGTTACTTGTTGAATCCTGAATCTGAATGGGGAGGTCTTCTTCACGTCTTCAAATCGTTTCCGATTCTTGACGAAAGCTTCTATGGACGAAAGATCTTCTCAATGTCAAATGAGCTGCACAAAATTGGTGTTATTGTTAATTTTGAAGATGCATCAAAAAAATTCGTTTCCACTTTCAAGCAACAGGCTTCTTCAATGAGAAAAGAAAATGTTTTCTTGTTACTGGATTGGTGCAGAAAGGTAAAGAAAATGATGGTCGAATTGCCTTCAAAACTCAGCAGCTGCTTACGAGAAGAGAAATGGTTACGGACAAAACTCGGTGACTACAGATCTCCGTGTGAGTGCATTCTGTTTGGAACAGATTGGGAACCGATTTCTTCAATATCGCTTCTTCCGTTCATTGATGACACCGATAGTTTTTATGGTAGTCGGATTAATGATTATAAAGATGAGCTGAAGCTGTTAGGAGTGATCATAAATTTCAAAGATGGTGCAAAGTTGGTGGCTGGTGGGGTCATCTTGCCTCATGATTGTAGCAGCATGTCTCCTGTAAGCGTTTTTGGGTTGCTTGACACTGTTAAGAAACTGGAAACTGTCGAATCCAAAACACGTGCTAAGTTCTTTGAAAAGCTCTCCCAGAAGAAATGGATAAAAACTTACTTCGGTTACAAACGTCCAGGTGACTGTCTGCTTTTCGATTCTACTTGGGATCGTGTAATAAAACGTAATGACGGTCCTTTTATTGATGAAGAGTTTTATGGATCTCGAATTGCATCTTATAAAGATCAGCTTAGTCTGTTAAAGGTAGTAACGGATGTTAACAACGGATGCCAACTGCTTGCTAGTTATCTCGAATGTCACTCGAGTTTTGATTGTATCAAACGCATATACAGTTACTTGTCTGAATTGAATTGGAAACCCGAAGAGGAATTCAACAAAAAAATATGGATCCCGAGAGGTACTGAAAATGGAGAATGGGTAACAcctcaaaaatgtgttctacatgatAAACACAATTTGTTTGGTGACGAGTTTAATGTTTTGGATAAATGTAACTACAAGAATAATCTTCTTAGCTTCTTTGCTAATGTTTTCAATGTCAAAGTTCACCCTTCAGTTGACGATTACTGCGAGTTATGGAAGAAATGGGAATCTTCAGGTCGTCAAATTACACATACTGAATGTTGCGCCTTTTGGGAGTTTGTGGTCAACAACTGGAATTCAAAAACAGAAGACACGTTTATTAGTAACATATCGAAACTTCCGGTTTTAGATCCTACTTCTGATGGGATATTTTTGCTTCCCAAGTCTGATGTTTTCATTGGCGATGACCTGTTTTTAGTAGATCTATTTCAGAAATCTTCTCATCGCATGTTTGTTTGGTATCCTCAGCCAAGTTTGAAATGTCTAACCCGAACGAAAATCATGGACATATACGGCAAACTCGGTGTTCGTATGCTATCTGAATGTGTTAAGAAGACGATATCTGATGTTAAACATGATAAGTTTGAGCCGGTAAAATCTGAAAAACGGATTGTTAAAAAAGGTTTGTTTAAACTGATTCTTGGATTTCTTGGTGACCCTAGTCTTAAAGTTGACGTGGAAACAAGACATGAAGCTGTTAAGCGTTTGCTCGCCGTTGAAGCTTTTGAGACAATGGAACCGATGACTGTTAGATACAGTTTGACTTTTTCTTCTGGAGATGTGGTTAGTGTCGAAGCTGTGAGAATGGTTCGTTGGGACAAGAAGAACTCGAAGCTTTTCATGCAAAAAAAGATGGACAAGTCTTGCGGATACAAAAATGTGATTGAGTATGCTTCTCATTATGCACAAGTGATAGCTGATGGTGTGATTTGGGAAAACGAAGAATTTGTGCCAAAGCTTTCTGAACTGATCCGGTTGGGTTTTTTGGTGAAGTTTGATGAGGAGGCGGTTGATTTTCTATTAAAAAGCAAGAATCTTGAAATCTTAATGGAGGATCAGAATTACCTTTCTTCAACATTCTCTTCTTAA